The following proteins are co-located in the Thermodesulfovibrionales bacterium genome:
- a CDS encoding DUF6036 family nucleotidyltransferase, with protein MQDYVKPYITLIEDFLKARNKNLDILLIGGLAMSFYGKPRYTIDIDGEINCEEYLYEELTAYLKNKKINFNLGENISGWGVVPLPEGYRERALIVYSSDRLTLKVLDPIDFIFSKLMRGTEEDFKDIIDVIKQYNISSDKILEREKLIKYPKDPETFFFKKKFQHLLDLLKVSPFTNT; from the coding sequence ATGCAGGATTATGTTAAACCTTATATCACCCTGATAGAAGATTTTTTAAAGGCCAGAAATAAAAACTTAGACATTCTTTTAATAGGTGGTCTTGCTATGAGTTTTTATGGCAAGCCGAGATATACAATTGATATTGATGGTGAAATAAATTGTGAAGAATATCTCTACGAAGAACTTACAGCATATCTTAAAAATAAAAAAATAAATTTCAATCTTGGTGAAAACATAAGTGGCTGGGGAGTTGTACCCCTTCCTGAAGGTTATAGAGAGAGGGCATTAATTGTTTACAGCAGTGATCGATTGACTCTTAAGGTATTAGATCCCATTGATTTTATATTCAGTAAATTAATGAGGGGAACTGAAGAAGATTTTAAAGATATTATTGATGTTATAAAACAATATAATATTTCTTCTGACAAAATACTTGAAAGAGAAAAGCTCATAAAATATCCAAAAGACCCTGAGACATTCTTTTTTAAAAAAAAATTTCAGCACCTT